The following nucleotide sequence is from Limisphaerales bacterium.
GACCTGCGGCTGACGCCGGAAGGGGAATTTATTTTTATCGAGGCCAACCCCAACCCGATGCTCGCTCGCGATGAGGACTTCGCGATGTCAGCGAAGAAGGCAGGGATTGACTATCCTAAACTCATTGAGAAAATTATCACTCTGGCGGCTTAAACTGCTAATAAAACAACAGGCTTCCATCTAAATTAGACGCACAACTTCTCAGTCTATTTTTCTCCTCTTTTGTAGGCCTTCCATTTCTCATTTTCCGGCGAGGCAATGTATTCTTTGTAGTCATTCGCTCCATTGAAGTCAGGGTCAAACCGTATGTCCGTGTTTTCCTCCGCACTTATTAGCAAACGAGTGACCTCTTTGAAATCTTTGTCTGCCATAGCTAGCCCAATAAGAGAGGTGTACGGGGTCACATTTTTCGGCATGTCTTTGATGAGTTGAATGTAGAAGTCCTTGGCGGCTTGTTTCTTGCCTTGGGCCAAGGCAATGTTGCCTCGCAATAAATTCAGGAATGGATCCCCCCCAATCTGTTTATCGAGCTGATCCACGGCAGCGCGCGCTTGTTTGAAATCTTTATTCAAATGATGGAAATCAATCAGGGTCAGTGCCAAATTTTCTGCATTTGGAAAGGCGTGCTGAAAATCCTGCACGGCTTTGCGGTAGCCATCACCCATCGGCAGCCCTTTTCGTGCGTTGCTGACAGCAACTTGGCTGGCCGCCATAATCCGCGTTTGCATTATTGTTTTCTGCTGCTGCCATTTTGGTTGCATGCTGTCATAAATGGCGAGGGCTTGAGTTGGGTTGCCACTTCGCACGGCCATCGACATATCTTGGAATTGCTTGGCGGCTTGCCTGGCCTTGGCGTTCGGCGAGTTCGTGCTGGGCATTGATTGTGTAATTAGGCGGCCAAAGGTATGGCTGAGTGGTTCTCCTGACAGGTACACAAACAAATCTACCACACACGGTTTATTCTGCGTATTGCGCCCCAGCACAAGGCGGTGATAATTGAGGCCACCGTCTTTCGAGAGGACCCGCATGATAGACTGCGCACCATCTGGTGTCTCTGAAGCGTTAAGGAACTGGTAATCACTCGCGTTCAAGCCACGCAGAATCGCTTCATCAAAGTTGGCCCGAGCGCCCGCGACAATTTGTTTTTCCTGTTGCGTGCCATTCAGGTGGTTCGGTAAACCGTGGCGAATTAGGTTGTCGAAATCAATTACTTGCAAGGCCATTTCAGTATCATTCGCCTCCACGGCCGCTTGCAATTTTTTGGCGACCGTTCTGGCCTCGGCTAACGTGATTTTTGGCCCGCGTGTTACCCCAGGCGGCGGGATTTCAGGCAGCTCTACTTTGGTAAGCGATTTGGATTCTTCCGAGAGTGAGCCGGAGCCCTTCTTGCCGCAGCCTACAAGGCCTACAATTAGGATGCAGCTTATGAATAAGGCGTGTTTCATTTACAAAAAATGGGGCAAAGGTGGAAACAGGTCAACTTATATGGAGAGCAATGGAGTGCTCGTTATTAATTACGCAAAATTTCCAGCTTAGTATGCCACCGCTTTGCCCCTGAGGCGCGGGTCATGCGCCGCCTCGAACTTGCCATCGCGCAAACTCACCGCCTGCGTGGCTCCCATCCGGTTATAAACTTTCAGTGCGTGCCCGCGCCTCCGCAATTCGGCCAACACTCTCTCGCCTGCCTTTTGTTCAATGCGAATTTGATCGGGGGCCCATTGATGATGAAAATGCGGCTGCGCCAGTGCTTCCTTCAAGGGCCGATTGAAATCAATCGTGTGAATAATGGCCAACAGCGTTTGGGTGATGATTGTCGGTCCGCCCGCGGCGCCCACGGCGAGGATGGGTTTGCCGTTCTTCAAAACAATCGTGGGGCTCATACTCGAGAGCGGCCGTTTGCCCGGCGCCACGGCGTTGGCTTCCGCGCCCAGCAATCCAAACGCGTTGGGCACGCCGGGTGCGATGGAGAAATCGTCCATCTCATTATTCATGATCACCCCCGTGCCGGGGATAATCACCTTGCTGCCAAAGCTGGTGTTCACCGTGGCGGTGACGGCTACCCAATTGCCGTCTCCATCCGCGCAGGAAAAATGCGTGGTGTGTTTTCCGTACAAATGATCTGTGGATCGCGGCGGCGTGCCGTGCGTTTTCACCGGAGTGGCGCGGTTCATGCAGATGCGCGCGGCAAGTTGCTTCGCGTATGCCTTGTCCACTAACCCGCGTGGCACCTTGGCGAAGGCCGGATCGCCCAGCCAATGCGCGCGGTCGGCAAACGCCAACTTCATTGCCTCAGCGATGACGTGATAAAAATCGGCCGACTCCGAATCCATTTTGCCAAGATCGAATTGCTCGAGGATGTTGAGAATTTGCGCCACGTGCACCCCTCCCGAGCTGGGTGGTTGCATACCCAAAATTGTGTGACCGCGATAAGTCGTCCGCACCGGCGGCGGCGAAGTGGTTTTGTAATTCGCAAAATCCTTGGCCGACATGATGCCGCCGTTTTGTTTCATCCACACCTCCGTCCGCCGCGCAAAAGGCCCGCCGTAAAACCACTCCGTCCCATTGCTTGCAATCGCGCGATACGTCCGCGCCAAGTCCGGTTGCTTCAGCAAATCTCCTGCCGCCTTAGGCGAC
It contains:
- the ggt gene encoding gamma-glutamyltransferase: MRPILAFFLCNFYFFAIPAERGAVATVDPLATDAAVRVMKNGGNAIDAAVAAGLTLGVVNGYNSGIGGGCFIVARLADGRVITINGRETAPARAHRDMYLLEGKADTELSQLGALASGVPGALAAYARLAKAHGKLPLRVHLETAADVAEKGFAIPMAYAGRIRATAKGLKKFPASGALLFNADGSPKAAGDLLKQPDLARTYRAIASNGTEWFYGGPFARRTEVWMKQNGGIMSAKDFANYKTTSPPPVRTTYRGHTILGMQPPSSGGVHVAQILNILEQFDLGKMDSESADFYHVIAEAMKLAFADRAHWLGDPAFAKVPRGLVDKAYAKQLAARICMNRATPVKTHGTPPRSTDHLYGKHTTHFSCADGDGNWVAVTATVNTSFGSKVIIPGTGVIMNNEMDDFSIAPGVPNAFGLLGAEANAVAPGKRPLSSMSPTIVLKNGKPILAVGAAGGPTIITQTLLAIIHTIDFNRPLKEALAQPHFHHQWAPDQIRIEQKAGERVLAELRRRGHALKVYNRMGATQAVSLRDGKFEAAHDPRLRGKAVAY